From Woronichinia naegeliana WA131, the proteins below share one genomic window:
- a CDS encoding HEAT repeat domain-containing protein, translated as MIEYILIWEGAKAAGNVFWPVLKSLVEDSAKDYAKDFFKDCLKNVFRLPEKDVQKEAYLTALEAFLQLFQQELKNADYQEGQIKQYLEPIQKFIEQPKVAAILGNAFEANCKSLDTSFLAKTWQEMNLPFLPEDFDWELIGKLYIRGVKQIIAKSEKLRPIYDVQLQAKQAEGIQELVGISPDFDLGRYAEGLREQYGNLKLESLDTTGVYYNELKLWKIFIAQNVRECQELLPPEIPKEIEQRLVKEGQLEKSQLTDEERDKRHHAYINQPIRLVWELLGDPTEESKSLSKPVQYAVILGDPGSGKSSLLQYLALSWAQRPTRDLSLFPIPLLIELRFYGRDKQAAKQGGKPFDFLSFLHGGNITCHLNQQTVFDKLNAGQGIALFDGIDEVFDPALRDEVRKDIHRFSNRFKNVQIIVTSRRLGYKAQPLRDAGFKHFMLQDLEIEQIEDFLERWHNLTFTDEADKLRKKERLIKAIQDSKAIRELARNPLLLTMMAILNRKQELPRSRSTLYEKASEVLLYQWDVEVKLLENPKFKDWKISIELDHKQKMLRKVACFMQSNKKDTSGNLISKTDLENILTESLREIIERGEPRMIARVMIEELRNRNFILCYLGADSYGFVHRTFLEYFCAWEFVWQFKETQTLKIEGLINDVFGKHWQDESWHEVLRLICGMTEPKFVADIIDFLLKQEIDRSEFLDGNGHVKREGLGNFILATNCFAEVRNKNLIATISEKILKILKHEIEQESEPWFNFDLADPLMSLITTNWKEVPNTLPWLKERALLDQFHSVRVAAVRAIAQNWKEDPDTLPWLKDRAVQDQFHSVRQLAVYAITQGWKEDPDTLPFLKDRALLDKNEDVRRAAVRAITQNWKEDPDTLHWFKDRALLDESEYVRQAAVNAITQNWKEDPNTLHWFKDRALLDESKYVRQVAINAITQNWKEDPDTLPLLKDRALLDESEYVRQAAVNAIAEGWKEDPDTLHWFKYLALLDKDGTVRQLAVYAITQGWKEDPDTLPLLKDRALLDEDYYVRRTAITAISEGWKEDPDTLPFLKNRALQDEEKRVRQVAVQAIIQNWQEDPELFEFLANIALNDPFKRKYYFQDNPSQTALEALLENFGDNPDEALEILNQVGFIRREYDFDDNPRGDALLGLLENFSDNPKTLEILNQVALNDSDEQLREFAQEKLKEWGTG; from the coding sequence ATGATAGAATATATACTAATTTGGGAAGGGGCAAAGGCCGCAGGAAACGTTTTCTGGCCAGTTTTAAAGAGTTTAGTGGAAGATTCAGCCAAGGATTACGCTAAGGATTTTTTCAAAGATTGTCTGAAAAATGTGTTTCGCTTGCCTGAGAAAGATGTTCAAAAGGAAGCCTATTTGACGGCATTAGAAGCATTTTTACAGTTATTTCAGCAGGAATTGAAAAATGCTGATTATCAGGAAGGTCAGATTAAGCAATATCTTGAGCCGATCCAGAAATTTATTGAACAGCCAAAAGTTGCGGCCATTTTAGGTAATGCTTTTGAAGCGAATTGTAAGAGTTTAGATACATCTTTTTTAGCGAAAACTTGGCAAGAGATGAATTTGCCTTTTTTGCCAGAAGATTTTGATTGGGAGTTGATCGGAAAACTTTATATCCGAGGTGTTAAACAAATTATTGCTAAGTCTGAAAAGTTGCGCCCGATTTATGATGTTCAACTCCAGGCGAAACAAGCTGAAGGTATCCAGGAATTGGTGGGAATCTCGCCTGATTTTGATTTGGGACGGTATGCGGAAGGATTGCGAGAACAGTATGGCAATCTGAAGTTAGAGTCTTTGGATACGACGGGAGTTTATTACAATGAGTTAAAACTCTGGAAAATTTTTATTGCCCAAAATGTACGGGAATGTCAGGAGTTATTGCCGCCAGAAATTCCAAAGGAAATTGAACAGAGATTAGTGAAGGAGGGACAGTTAGAAAAAAGCCAGTTAACAGATGAAGAACGAGACAAACGCCACCATGCCTATATTAATCAGCCGATACGTTTGGTGTGGGAACTTTTGGGCGATCCTACAGAGGAATCGAAATCGTTATCTAAGCCTGTCCAGTATGCGGTGATTTTGGGCGATCCTGGTTCAGGAAAATCTAGTTTGTTGCAATATTTGGCACTGAGTTGGGCGCAACGTCCGACCCGTGATTTGTCTTTATTTCCAATCCCGTTGTTGATTGAGTTACGATTTTATGGACGGGATAAGCAGGCGGCGAAACAAGGAGGGAAACCTTTTGATTTTCTTTCGTTTTTGCATGGTGGAAATATTACTTGTCACTTGAATCAGCAGACCGTTTTTGACAAGTTAAATGCAGGTCAGGGGATTGCTCTATTTGATGGTATTGATGAAGTGTTTGATCCTGCTTTGCGGGATGAGGTGCGGAAGGATATTCACCGTTTTAGTAATCGGTTTAAGAACGTGCAGATTATCGTAACGTCTCGGCGTTTGGGGTATAAAGCGCAACCCTTGCGCGATGCTGGGTTTAAGCATTTTATGTTGCAGGATTTGGAGATTGAGCAAATTGAAGATTTTCTTGAGCGTTGGCATAATCTCACGTTTACGGATGAGGCGGATAAGTTACGGAAAAAGGAACGGTTAATTAAGGCTATTCAGGATTCTAAGGCGATTCGAGAGTTGGCGAGGAATCCGTTGTTATTGACGATGATGGCGATTTTGAACCGTAAACAAGAGTTACCCAGAAGTCGCTCTACACTTTATGAAAAAGCATCAGAAGTTTTACTTTATCAATGGGATGTTGAAGTTAAGCTTTTAGAAAATCCTAAGTTTAAAGATTGGAAAATTTCAATAGAATTAGATCATAAGCAAAAAATGTTAAGAAAAGTTGCCTGTTTTATGCAGTCCAACAAAAAAGATACTTCAGGAAATCTGATCAGTAAGACCGATTTAGAAAATATTCTGACTGAATCTTTGAGAGAGATTATTGAGCGAGGAGAACCGAGAATGATCGCTCGTGTAATGATTGAAGAACTACGGAATCGTAATTTTATTTTGTGTTATTTGGGGGCAGATTCCTATGGTTTTGTGCATCGCACTTTTTTAGAATATTTTTGTGCTTGGGAGTTTGTTTGGCAGTTCAAGGAAACACAAACGTTAAAGATTGAGGGTTTGATTAATGATGTTTTTGGCAAGCATTGGCAGGATGAAAGTTGGCATGAGGTTTTGCGGTTAATTTGTGGAATGACTGAGCCGAAGTTTGTGGCGGACATTATTGATTTTCTTTTGAAGCAAGAAATTGATCGAAGCGAGTTTTTAGATGGAAATGGACACGTAAAAAGAGAAGGACTGGGTAATTTTATTTTAGCAACCAATTGTTTTGCAGAGGTTAGAAATAAGAACTTGATCGCTACAATTTCAGAGAAAATATTAAAAATATTAAAACACGAAATTGAACAAGAGTCTGAACCTTGGTTTAATTTTGATTTAGCAGACCCTTTGATGTCTTTAATTACCACAAATTGGAAAGAAGTTCCTAATACCTTACCTTGGCTTAAAGAACGCGCTCTACTGGATCAGTTTCACTCTGTTCGGGTAGCAGCAGTGAGGGCGATCGCTCAAAATTGGAAAGAAGACCCTGATACCTTGCCTTGGCTTAAAGACCGCGCTGTACAGGATCAGTTTCACTCTGTTCGACAATTGGCTGTATATGCGATCACTCAAGGATGGAAAGAAGACCCTGATACTTTGCCTTTCCTTAAAGACCGCGCTCTACTGGATAAAAATGAGGATGTTCGACGAGCGGCGGTAAGGGCGATCACCCAAAATTGGAAAGAAGACCCTGATACCTTGCATTGGTTTAAAGACCGCGCTCTACTGGATGAAAGTGAATATGTTCGACAAGCGGCGGTAAATGCGATCACCCAAAATTGGAAAGAAGACCCTAATACCTTGCATTGGTTTAAAGACCGCGCTCTACTGGATGAAAGTAAATATGTTCGACAAGTGGCGATCAATGCGATCACCCAAAATTGGAAAGAAGACCCTGATACTTTGCCTTTGCTTAAAGACCGCGCTCTACTGGATGAAAGTGAATATGTTCGACAAGCGGCGGTAAATGCGATCGCCGAAGGATGGAAAGAAGACCCTGATACCTTGCATTGGTTTAAATATCTCGCTCTATTGGATAAAGATGGTACTGTTCGACAATTGGCGGTATATGCGATCACTCAAGGATGGAAAGAAGACCCTGATACTTTGCCTTTGCTTAAAGACCGCGCTTTACTGGATGAAGATTATTATGTTCGACGAACGGCGATAACTGCGATCAGCGAAGGATGGAAAGAAGACCCTGATACCTTGCCTTTCCTTAAAAACCGCGCTCTACAAGATGAAGAGAAACGGGTTCGACAAGTGGCGGTACAGGCGATCATTCAAAACTGGCAAGAAGACCCAGAATTGTTTGAATTTTTAGCCAATATTGCCCTCAATGATCCCTTTAAACGTAAATATTATTTCCAAGATAATCCTAGTCAAACTGCCCTAGAAGCCTTACTCGAAAACTTCGGCGACAATCCTGATGAAGCCTTAGAGATTTTAAATCAGGTCGGGTTTATTAGACGTGAATATGATTTTGACGATAATCCTCGTGGAGATGCCCTACTAGGCTTACTCGAAAACTTCAGCGACAATCCTAAAACCTTAGAGATTTTAAATCAGGTCGCGCTTAATGATTCCGATGAACAATTGCGAGAATTTGCCCAAGAGAAATTGAAGGAGTGGGGGACGGGGTGA
- a CDS encoding Uma2 family endonuclease, whose translation MNTTLKLEPAIALSENQFFTLCQQNPDLKIERSGQGELIIMPPTGGETGRKNAELIADFIIWNRQSKLGIVFDSSTCFRLPKGGDRSPDLSWLKKERWDGLTSEQKRKFPPLCPDFVLELLSPSDNLSLAQAKMQEYQANGVQLAWLLNPQDQQVEIYRLGYPVEILFRPRELFGENVLPNFVLNIAWLWQ comes from the coding sequence ATGAATACTACCCTTAAACTGGAACCGGCGATCGCGCTTAGTGAAAATCAATTTTTTACGTTATGTCAACAAAATCCTGATCTGAAAATTGAACGCAGTGGCCAAGGAGAATTAATTATTATGCCGCCGACGGGTGGAGAAACGGGTCGTAAAAATGCTGAACTGATTGCTGATTTTATCATTTGGAATCGTCAATCTAAATTAGGGATTGTTTTTGACTCTTCTACCTGCTTTCGTTTACCCAAGGGTGGCGATCGCTCTCCTGATCTTTCTTGGCTAAAAAAAGAACGTTGGGATGGCCTTACCTCTGAACAAAAACGCAAATTTCCACCCCTTTGTCCTGATTTTGTCTTGGAATTGCTTTCTCCTAGCGATAATCTCAGTCTTGCTCAGGCTAAAATGCAAGAATATCAGGCTAATGGTGTGCAACTGGCTTGGCTTTTGAATCCCCAGGATCAACAGGTAGAAATTTATCGTTTAGGTTATCCCGTTGAAATTCTTTTCCGTCCTAGGGAATTATTTGGCGAAAATGTTTTACCTAATTTTGTGCTCAATATTGCTTGGCTTTGGCAATAA
- a CDS encoding Uma2 family endonuclease — MNTTILKLEPAIALSENQFFTLCQQNPDLKIERSGQGELIIMPPTGGEAGRKNATLIARLVMWNETDNLGVVFDSSTCFRLPKGGDRSPDLSWLKKERWDSLTPEQQRKFPPLCPDFVLELLSPSDNLSFTQAKMQEYQANGVQLAWLLNPQDQQVKIYRLGCPVEILFRPRELSGENVLPNFVLNLAWFWL; from the coding sequence ATGAACACTACGATTCTCAAACTGGAACCGGCGATCGCGCTTAGTGAAAATCAATTTTTTACGTTATGTCAACAAAATCCTGATCTGAAAATTGAACGCAGTGGCCAAGGAGAATTAATTATTATGCCGCCGACGGGTGGAGAAGCGGGTCGTAAAAATGCCACTTTAATTGCCCGATTGGTAATGTGGAATGAAACCGATAATCTTGGTGTGGTCTTTGACTCTTCTACCTGCTTCCGTTTACCCAAGGGCGGCGATCGCTCTCCTGATCTTTCTTGGCTAAAAAAAGAACGTTGGGATAGTCTGACTCCTGAACAACAGCGTAAATTTCCGCCCCTTTGTCCTGATTTTGTCTTAGAATTGCTTTCTCCTAGCGATAATCTGAGTTTTACTCAAGCTAAAATGCAGGAATATCAGGCTAATGGTGTGCAACTAGCTTGGCTTTTGAATCCCCAGGATCAACAGGTAAAAATTTATCGATTAGGTTGTCCTGTTGAAATTCTTTTCCGTCCTAGGGAATTATCTGGCGAAAATGTTTTACCTAATTTTGTGCTGAATCTAGCTTGGTTCTGGCTATAG
- the aroC gene encoding chorismate synthase produces MGNTFGHLFRVTTFGESHGGGVGVIIDGCPPRLAISEAEIQFELDRRRPGQSKITTPRQESDICEILSGVFDGQTTGTPIAILVRNKDARSQDYDEMAVKYRPSHADATYDAKYGIRNWQGGGRSSARETIGRVAAGAIAKKILQQVAGVEIIGYVQRIQNLAAIVNPETVTLAAVESNIVRCPDGECAEKMIYLIDQIRRQKDSIGGVVECVARNVPRGLGEPVFDKLEAELAKAVMSLPASKGFEIGSGFAGTLLTGSEHNDEFYLDESGNLRTRTNRSGGIQGGISNGENIIIRTAFKPTATIGKEQNTVSKAGEETTLAAKGRHDPCVLPRAVPMVEAMVALVLCDHLLRFQGQCKTLT; encoded by the coding sequence ATGGGCAACACCTTTGGACATTTATTTCGAGTTACCACCTTTGGCGAATCGCATGGGGGCGGAGTAGGGGTAATTATTGATGGTTGCCCGCCTCGTTTAGCAATTTCAGAAGCAGAAATTCAATTTGAATTAGATCGTCGTCGTCCAGGTCAGAGCAAAATTACCACACCCCGACAAGAAAGTGATATCTGCGAGATTTTATCAGGTGTTTTTGACGGTCAAACCACTGGAACCCCGATCGCCATCCTGGTGAGAAATAAAGATGCCCGTTCCCAGGACTACGACGAAATGGCGGTCAAATATCGGCCTTCCCATGCGGATGCCACCTACGATGCTAAATATGGAATTCGCAATTGGCAGGGGGGGGGACGTTCTTCAGCCAGGGAAACGATTGGTCGGGTGGCCGCAGGGGCGATCGCCAAGAAAATCCTGCAACAGGTGGCCGGGGTTGAAATTATTGGTTACGTTCAACGCATTCAAAATCTAGCGGCGATCGTGAATCCTGAAACCGTTACCTTAGCCGCAGTGGAAAGTAATATTGTGCGTTGTCCCGATGGAGAATGTGCCGAAAAAATGATTTATTTAATTGATCAAATTCGTCGGCAAAAAGATTCGATTGGTGGTGTCGTTGAATGTGTAGCTCGCAATGTACCAAGGGGTTTAGGGGAACCAGTTTTTGATAAATTAGAGGCAGAATTAGCCAAGGCAGTAATGTCTTTACCGGCTAGTAAAGGCTTTGAAATTGGATCGGGTTTTGCTGGAACCTTATTAACGGGAAGTGAACATAATGATGAATTTTATTTAGATGAAAGCGGCAATCTTCGCACTCGGACAAATCGTTCTGGTGGGATACAGGGCGGCATCAGTAATGGCGAAAATATTATTATCCGTACCGCTTTCAAACCCACTGCCACGATTGGCAAGGAACAAAATACCGTCAGTAAGGCTGGCGAAGAAACCACTTTAGCGGCTAAAGGCCGGCATGATCCCTGTGTTTTACCCCGTGCTGTGCCAATGGTGGAAGCAATGGTGGCTTTAGTATTGTGCGATCATCTTTTGCGTTTTCAAGGACAATGCAAGACTTTAACTTAG
- a CDS encoding glycosyltransferase family 2 protein, which yields MNQENCPSYSLIIPIYNEEDNISELYRRVMEVVETLPGASELIFVNDGSRDRSLFLIRELQQQDERICYLSLARNFGHQIAVTAGLNFARGKAVIILDADLQDPPELIPELIEQWQQGYQVVYAQRTKRKKEGWFKRLTAYIFYRLLQQLADVNIPTDTGDFCLMDRQVVDLLNAMPEQNRYIRGLRSWVGFRQTAIKFERDPRFAGEVKYTFRKSFTLAINSLVSFSKVPLRLSTYLGLLSALLALLMACLVLYWRLYQPHSPVTGLATIIIAILFLGSVQLVCIGILGEYIGRIYEEVKGRPLYTLAEVAGFEKTHRKANSPEIFSNL from the coding sequence GTGAATCAAGAAAATTGTCCTAGCTATTCCCTGATCATCCCAATTTATAACGAAGAGGATAATATTTCTGAACTCTATCGTCGAGTGATGGAGGTTGTGGAGACCTTACCCGGCGCGAGTGAATTGATCTTTGTGAATGATGGTAGCCGCGATCGCTCCCTGTTCCTGATTCGAGAACTTCAGCAGCAGGATGAACGCATTTGCTATTTGAGTTTAGCCCGTAACTTTGGCCATCAAATTGCCGTCACCGCCGGTTTAAATTTTGCGCGGGGCAAAGCGGTGATTATTCTAGATGCCGATCTGCAAGATCCACCAGAGTTAATTCCAGAGTTAATTGAACAATGGCAACAGGGTTATCAAGTCGTTTATGCCCAACGTACAAAACGCAAAAAAGAAGGTTGGTTTAAACGTTTAACGGCCTATATTTTCTATCGTTTATTACAACAATTAGCGGATGTTAATATCCCTACCGATACGGGCGACTTTTGTTTAATGGATCGGCAAGTCGTCGATTTACTGAATGCGATGCCTGAACAAAATCGTTATATTCGAGGACTGCGTTCCTGGGTCGGATTTCGGCAAACAGCCATTAAATTTGAGCGCGATCCCCGTTTTGCTGGAGAAGTTAAATATACTTTTCGTAAATCCTTTACCTTGGCCATCAATAGTTTGGTTTCCTTTTCTAAAGTGCCTCTTCGACTTTCTACCTACCTGGGTTTGTTATCAGCCCTTTTAGCCCTACTCATGGCTTGTTTAGTGCTTTATTGGCGTTTATATCAGCCCCATTCTCCTGTAACAGGATTAGCTACCATTATAATTGCTATTTTATTTTTGGGGTCGGTGCAACTGGTTTGTATTGGCATTTTGGGGGAATATATTGGCCGTATCTATGAAGAGGTGAAGGGAAGACCATTATATACCTTGGCTGAAGTTGCCGGTTTTGAGAAGACGCATCGAAAAGCAAACTCTCCAGAGATTTTTTCTAATCTGTAG
- the aroA gene encoding 3-phosphoshikimate 1-carboxyvinyltransferase encodes MSLISVDQIAAHQTLSLNPVNTLSLRGRIRIPGDKSISHRALMLGAIAAGETVIEGLLLGEDPRSTAHCFQALGAEISELNSEKVTVKGIGLGNLQEPLDILNAGNSGTTMRLMLGLLAAHQDRLFTVTGDDSLRSRPMSRVIKPLQQMGSQIWGRKHNSLAPLAIQGQALKPIHYISPIASAQVKSCILLAGLATTGQTTVSEPALSRDHSERMLQAFGAELSIDPETHSVTVTGPAQLSGQAVIVPGDISSAAFWLVAAAIIPDSELVIENVGINPTRTGVLEVLEQMGADIRLENQRLVTGEPVADLRVKSSPLKGCTFGGEIIPRLIDEIPILAVAAAFAQGTTRIQDAAELRVKESDRLTVMATELGKMGAKITEFADGLEITGGNGLIGAEVDSYTDHRIAMSLAIAALGAKGTTQIHRAEAASISYPSFIATLEQVCQVTAS; translated from the coding sequence ATGTCTCTTATCTCGGTTGATCAAATTGCCGCCCATCAAACCCTAAGCCTGAATCCAGTCAATACGCTGTCGCTACGGGGAAGGATTCGCATTCCAGGCGATAAATCTATTTCCCACCGTGCCTTGATGTTAGGGGCGATCGCTGCGGGAGAGACGGTGATTGAGGGTCTGTTATTAGGGGAAGATCCTCGCAGTACGGCCCATTGTTTTCAGGCTTTGGGAGCCGAGATTTCCGAATTAAATAGCGAAAAAGTAACCGTCAAGGGGATTGGGCTGGGAAATTTACAGGAACCCCTTGATATTCTCAACGCGGGCAATTCGGGGACAACGATGCGCTTGATGTTAGGTTTATTGGCAGCCCATCAGGATCGCTTGTTTACCGTGACGGGGGATGATTCTCTGCGATCGCGGCCCATGTCCCGTGTAATTAAACCGCTACAACAGATGGGATCGCAAATTTGGGGACGGAAACACAATTCCCTGGCTCCCCTCGCCATTCAAGGGCAAGCCCTGAAACCCATTCACTATATCTCCCCGATCGCCTCAGCCCAGGTCAAATCCTGTATTCTCTTAGCCGGATTAGCGACCACAGGCCAGACAACTGTATCGGAACCAGCTTTATCGCGTGATCACAGTGAACGGATGTTGCAAGCCTTTGGGGCAGAACTGAGCATTGATCCAGAAACCCACAGCGTCACCGTCACAGGGCCAGCCCAGTTAAGCGGACAAGCGGTGATTGTGCCAGGTGACATAAGTTCAGCCGCCTTTTGGTTAGTGGCCGCCGCTATTATTCCCGATTCCGAGTTAGTGATTGAGAATGTGGGCATTAATCCCACCCGCACTGGTGTGTTAGAAGTTTTAGAACAAATGGGAGCCGATATTCGCCTCGAAAATCAACGCCTAGTGACGGGAGAACCGGTGGCCGATTTGCGGGTAAAATCCAGTCCCTTGAAGGGTTGTACCTTTGGCGGTGAGATTATTCCCCGTTTAATTGATGAAATTCCCATTTTGGCTGTGGCGGCGGCCTTTGCCCAGGGAACCACTCGTATTCAAGATGCGGCCGAATTACGGGTTAAAGAAAGCGATCGCCTGACAGTAATGGCCACGGAATTGGGCAAAATGGGGGCCAAAATTACAGAATTTGCTGATGGGCTAGAAATTACAGGTGGTAATGGCTTGATTGGGGCTGAAGTGGATAGTTATACCGATCATCGCATTGCCATGAGTTTGGCGATCGCGGCCCTAGGAGCCAAAGGAACTACCCAGATCCATCGAGCCGAAGCGGCCAGTATTTCCTACCCCAGTTTTATCGCCACCCTAGAGCAGGTTTGCCAAGTTACAGCGAGTTAG
- the hemB gene encoding porphobilinogen synthase, translating into MFPITRPRRLRQTDPLRRMVRETILTASDLIYPLFAVPGERVAKEVKSMPGVYQLSVDKIVEEAKEVYDLGIPAIILFGIPEVKDMDATDAWHDCGIVQQATMAVKKVVPELIIINDTCLCEYTSHGHCGYLQTGDLTGRVLNDPTLELLQKTAVAQARAGADIIAPSGMMDGFVQAIREALDEAGFTEIPILSYAAKYASAYYGPFRDAAESSPQFGDRRTYQMDPGNGREALKEVELDILEGADMLMVKPALSYMDIIWRVKEITNLPVAAYNVSGEYSMIKAAALNDWIDEKRVTLETLTSFKRAGADLILTYHAKDAARWLQEGSI; encoded by the coding sequence ATGTTTCCGATTACTCGTCCTCGCCGCCTCCGCCAAACTGACCCCCTACGCCGCATGGTACGGGAAACGATTTTAACCGCCAGTGATCTGATCTATCCGCTTTTTGCGGTACCAGGAGAACGGGTGGCGAAAGAAGTTAAATCAATGCCAGGGGTTTATCAGTTGTCGGTGGATAAAATCGTTGAGGAAGCGAAGGAAGTTTATGATTTAGGGATTCCAGCCATTATTCTTTTTGGGATTCCAGAAGTTAAGGATATGGACGCGACAGATGCCTGGCATGATTGTGGGATTGTTCAGCAGGCTACGATGGCGGTCAAAAAGGTAGTTCCCGAATTAATCATTATTAACGATACCTGTTTATGTGAATATACCAGTCACGGCCATTGTGGCTATTTGCAAACAGGGGATTTAACGGGACGAGTGTTGAATGATCCGACCCTCGAATTACTCCAAAAAACGGCCGTTGCTCAGGCCAGGGCTGGAGCTGATATTATTGCCCCATCGGGAATGATGGATGGTTTTGTGCAAGCGATTCGAGAAGCTTTGGATGAAGCCGGTTTTACAGAGATTCCGATCCTTTCCTATGCCGCTAAATATGCCTCGGCTTACTATGGCCCTTTTCGAGATGCGGCAGAATCTTCTCCTCAATTCGGCGATCGCCGTACCTATCAAATGGATCCAGGTAATGGTCGAGAAGCCCTCAAGGAAGTAGAGTTAGACATTCTCGAAGGAGCCGATATGTTAATGGTCAAACCGGCATTATCCTATATGGACATTATCTGGCGTGTCAAAGAAATCACCAATTTACCAGTCGCTGCTTACAATGTGTCAGGGGAATATTCCATGATTAAAGCGGCCGCCCTCAATGATTGGATTGACGAAAAACGAGTCACCCTAGAAACTCTCACCAGTTTTAAACGAGCGGGAGCCGATTTAATTCTCACCTATCATGCTAAAGACGCGGCCCGTTGGTTACAGGAAGGGTCGATTTAA
- a CDS encoding DUF2973 domain-containing protein, giving the protein MLQLLYILAFTIIAFLAVSNLIRSLITVSLGSQRPFRASPASLRQQSYHPELFDDNGNPINEPLLVMRSVNVEDARQQLDALYHSSPSKLRDLEEET; this is encoded by the coding sequence GTGCTACAACTACTTTATATTCTTGCTTTTACAATTATTGCTTTTTTAGCCGTTAGCAACCTAATACGCAGTCTGATTACGGTGAGTTTGGGCAGCCAACGCCCTTTTCGAGCTTCGCCTGCCAGTTTACGCCAACAGAGTTACCATCCTGAATTGTTTGATGATAACGGTAATCCCATCAATGAACCACTACTGGTAATGCGTTCCGTGAATGTGGAAGATGCTCGGCAACAACTCGATGCTCTTTACCATTCCTCTCCTAGCAAACTACGGGATCTGGAGGAAGAGACTTAA
- a CDS encoding DUF2605 domain-containing protein, with the protein MTPANLREQELMKTLLEPLLEDFQYWFTRARTLLESEAIPFLSEQEQKNLLDRVIEQQKEVTSAQILFQTMGQQVGIEMKALMPWHQLVMECWQVSLRLRASKQQNHPLP; encoded by the coding sequence ATGACCCCCGCCAATCTGCGTGAACAGGAACTCATGAAAACCCTTCTAGAGCCGCTTTTAGAAGACTTTCAATATTGGTTTACCCGTGCTAGAACTTTATTAGAATCCGAAGCCATTCCCTTTCTTTCAGAGCAAGAACAAAAAAACTTGCTAGATCGGGTGATCGAACAACAAAAGGAAGTGACTTCTGCCCAAATCCTCTTTCAGACCATGGGACAACAGGTCGGTATCGAGATGAAGGCCTTAATGCCCTGGCATCAACTGGTAATGGAATGTTGGCAAGTTTCTTTGCGCCTCAGGGCCAGCAAGCAACAAAATCATCCACTGCCCTAA